One Brassica napus cultivar Da-Ae chromosome C4, Da-Ae, whole genome shotgun sequence genomic region harbors:
- the LOC106435497 gene encoding tubulin--tyrosine ligase-like protein 12 isoform X2, with protein MLQEIPGLAERMGSLMCVDTDLEGKAGEEEEDTENYEQLSVHQALESEIRSAADKGYDSLRWLELEGLGIDDDTFLSLHFPSKFQDLLALSLFGNKLESADVVIQEVTKLKNLKALWLNDNPVLHKSEGRLADEILKSCPSLEIYNSCFTPNYGLWALGFCGDVFGKDSPDYVQQDQPLRNVTSLDLSNRSIHNLANKAFSVHELPLLSHLNIRGNPLDQNSVGELFQVLKLFPSLSSLEVDIPGPLGNSAVEIIESLPNLSLLNGVDTAKIFENGKHVVDSIIQPWLPEPKPEDSLIDRVLGAMWLYVMNYRLADEEKIDETSLWYVMDELGSALGHSDEPNFKVAPFLFMPSGNLDSAVSYSIMWPIKSCHKGDECTRDFLSGIGEDKHRSARLTAWFHTPENYFIHEFEKYQQNQHAKAFKSLPLTPSISQSIRHSDGSPLLVHTDLPQVEEFLTRSEFVLTNEPKDADIIWTSMQVDEEVKKAVGLTDDQYINQFPFEACLVMKHHLAETIQKAYGSPEWLQPTYNLETELTQFIGDYCVRKRDGLDNLWILKPWNMARTIDTSITDNLSAIIRMMETGPKICQKYIEHPALFKGKKFDLRYVVLLRSIDPLEIYLTDIFWVRLSNNPYSLEKHSFFEYETHFTVMNYGRKLNHKPTAEFVREFEQEHNVKWMDIHEKVKQVIRQVFEAAALVHPEMKSDKSRAMYGVDVMLDSSFQPKILEVTYCPDCMRACTYDMETINGKGIVKAKEFFNYVFGCLFLGETSHVTPL; from the exons ATG CTTCAGGAAATTCCCGGTTTGGCCGAGAGGATGGGTTCTTTGATGTGTGTTGATACTGATTTAGAAGGAAAagctggagaagaagaagaagacacagAGAATTATGAGCAACTCTCTGTTCATCAGGCACTAGAGAGTGAAATTCGTTCTGCTGCGGATAAAGGATATGACTCTTTAAGATGGCTGGAGTTGGAGGGTCTTGGAATAGATGACGACACATTCCTGTCCCTTCATTTCCCTAGTAAGTTTCAG GATTTGCTGGCGCTGAGTCTTTTCGGGAACAAGCTTGAGAGTGCGGATGTGGTTATACAAGAGGTTACAAAGCTTAAGAATCTCAAGGCTTTGTGGCTGAATGACAATCCTGTTCTTCACAAAAG tgAAGGTCGGTTGGCTGACGAAATATTGAAAAGCTGTCCTAGTCTGGAAATCTACAACTCGTGTTTTACCCCTAACTACGGGCTGTGGGCACTTGGTTTCTGTGGAGATGTATTTGGGAAGGATAGTCCTGATTATGTTCAGCAGGATCAACCCTTGCGCAATGTCACCTCACTTGACCTTTCAAACCGGTCAATACACAATCTAGCAAATAAG GCATTCTCTGTGCATGAGTTGCCCTTACTCTCTCATCTTAATATCCGTGGAAACCCATTGGATCAGAATTCTGTTGGAGAACTGTTTCAAGTCTTGAAGCTCTTCCCTTCGCTGTCTTCCTTAGAG gTTGACATACCTGGACCTCTTGGAAACAGTGCTGTAGAGATTATTGAATCTCTCCCGAACCTTTCTTTGTTAAATGGCGTTGACACagctaaaatatttgaaaatggaAAGCATGTTGTTGACTCGATTATTCAACCATGGCTTCCCGAGCCGAAACCCGAGGATAGTCTCATTGACCGTGTTCTTGGTGCAATGTGGTTGTATGTGATGAATTATCGTCTTGCGGATGAGGAAAAGATTGATGAAACTTCCTTGTG GTATGTGATGGATGAACTGGGTTCAGCTTTGGGGCATAGCGATGAACCCAATTTCAAAGTGGCTCCTTTTCTTTTCATGCCTTCCGGGAATCTAGACTCTGCTGTGAG CTATTCAATAATGTGGCCTATCAAAAGTTGTCATAAAGGTGATGAGTGCACTCGTGATTTTCTATCTGGTATTGGGGAGGACAAGCATCGGTCTGCCAGGCTCACAGCTTGGTTTCACACTCCTGAGAACTATTTTATTCAT GAGTTTGAGAAATACCAACAAAATCAGCATGCGAAAGCTTTCAAGTCTCTACCTTTGACACCTTCAATTTCCCAAAGCATTCGCCATAGTGATGGGTCTCCTTTACTGGTGCATACGGATCTACCTCAAGTTGAAGAGTTTCTGACACGTTCAGAATTTGTGCTCA CAAATGAACCAAAAGATGCAGACATTATATGGACGAGTATGCAGGTAGACGAGGAGGTGAAGAAAGCGGTGGGACTAACAGATGACCAATACATAAATCAGTTTCCCTTTGAGGCTTGTCTTGTTATGAAGCATCATCTTGCGGAGACTATTCAAAAG GCTTATGGATCTCCAGAATGGTTACAGCCTACATACAATCTTGAAACAGAGCTGACCCAGTTTATCGGGGACTATTGCGTACGCAAACGTGATGGTTTGGACAATTTGTGGATCTTGAAACCATGGAATATGGCAAGGACAATCGACACAAGTATAACCGACAATTTATCAGCTATCATCCGCATGATGGAAACTGGTCCAAAGATCTGCCAGAAGTACATAGAGCACCCTGCTTTGTTCAAGGGGAAGAAATTTGATCTGCGATACGTTGTCCTGCTGCGGAGCATTGACCCGCTGGAGATTTACCTGACAGATATCTTTTGG GTTAGGTTGTCGAATAACCCATATTCATTGGAGAAGCACAGTTTCTTTGAATATGAAACCCACTTCACTGTCATG AACTATGGACGGAAGTTGAATCACAAGCCCACAGCAGAGTTTGTGAGAGAGTTTGAACAAGAACATAACG TTAAATGGATGGATATTCATGAGAAGGTGAAGCAAGTGATACGTCAAGTGTTTGAGGCGGCGGCTCTTGTGCATCCGGAAATGAAATCTGACAAATCAAGGGCCATGTACGGAGTAGATGTGATGCTCGATAGCTCCTTCCAGCCAAAAATCTTGGAG GTTACATACTGTCCTGACTGCATGAGGGCTTGCACCTACGACATGGAAACCATAAACGGAAAAGGAATCGTGAAAGCCAAAGAATTTTTCAACTATGTTTTTGGGTGTCTCTTCTTGGGCGAGACTTCTCACGTGACTCCCTTGTGA
- the LOC106435489 gene encoding eukaryotic translation initiation factor 3 subunit J has protein sequence MDDWEAEDFQPLPAKVVLKSNWDDEDVDENDIKDSWEDEPVPPAPAVKPATEKAPKKAAAAAKGVEKKAKTVEASKEEPLDPFAEKLRMQRLVEEADYQATAELFGAKTQEQNIDIFIPKSESDFLEYAESYFLEYGEEI, from the exons ATGGATGATTGGG AGGCTGAGGATTTTCAACCACTTCCTGCAAAAGTTGTACTCAAGAGTAACTGGGATGACGAGGATGTGGATGAGAATGATATCAAGGACTCCTGGGAGGATGAGCCTGTTCCTCct GCACCTGCAGTAAAGCCTGCTACTGAGAAGGCTCCAAAgaaagcagcagcagcagcaaagGGTGTGGAGAAGAAGGCTAAAACTGTTGAAGCTTCAAAGGAAGAACCTTTAGATCCTTTTGCTGAGAAACTTCGCATGCAGAG GCTAGTGGAGGAAGCTGATTACCAGGCAACTGCTGAACTCTTTGGAGCAAAGACTCAAGAACAAAACATCGATATTTTTATTCCCAAGTCTGAAAGCGATTTCTTGGAATATGCTGAAAGCTATTTCTTGGAATATGGAGAAGAGATTTAA
- the LOC106435497 gene encoding tubulin--tyrosine ligase-like protein 12 isoform X1: MANKISSLEDFVKVHGILLAASGLPQKLYARLFHKLASDTLDGGAHFQIEPCDDGRRRRLVLTSESMPKDSDVFLIDHAWTFRLPDAYKQLQEIPGLAERMGSLMCVDTDLEGKAGEEEEDTENYEQLSVHQALESEIRSAADKGYDSLRWLELEGLGIDDDTFLSLHFPSKFQDLLALSLFGNKLESADVVIQEVTKLKNLKALWLNDNPVLHKSEGRLADEILKSCPSLEIYNSCFTPNYGLWALGFCGDVFGKDSPDYVQQDQPLRNVTSLDLSNRSIHNLANKAFSVHELPLLSHLNIRGNPLDQNSVGELFQVLKLFPSLSSLEVDIPGPLGNSAVEIIESLPNLSLLNGVDTAKIFENGKHVVDSIIQPWLPEPKPEDSLIDRVLGAMWLYVMNYRLADEEKIDETSLWYVMDELGSALGHSDEPNFKVAPFLFMPSGNLDSAVSYSIMWPIKSCHKGDECTRDFLSGIGEDKHRSARLTAWFHTPENYFIHEFEKYQQNQHAKAFKSLPLTPSISQSIRHSDGSPLLVHTDLPQVEEFLTRSEFVLTNEPKDADIIWTSMQVDEEVKKAVGLTDDQYINQFPFEACLVMKHHLAETIQKAYGSPEWLQPTYNLETELTQFIGDYCVRKRDGLDNLWILKPWNMARTIDTSITDNLSAIIRMMETGPKICQKYIEHPALFKGKKFDLRYVVLLRSIDPLEIYLTDIFWVRLSNNPYSLEKHSFFEYETHFTVMNYGRKLNHKPTAEFVREFEQEHNVKWMDIHEKVKQVIRQVFEAAALVHPEMKSDKSRAMYGVDVMLDSSFQPKILEVTYCPDCMRACTYDMETINGKGIVKAKEFFNYVFGCLFLGETSHVTPL, from the exons ATGGCGAACAAAATCTCGAGTTTGGAAGATTTCGTGAAGGTACATGGAATCCTCTTGGCGGCTTCTGGTTTGCCGCAGAAACTGTACGCACGCCTCTTCCACAAACTTGCTTCGGATACTTTAGATGGCGGCGCTCACTTCCAGATCGAACCCTGCGACGATGGTCGGAGACGGAGGCTTGTGCTCACTTCCGAATCTATGCCTAAAGACTCTGACGTCTTCCTTATCGACCACGCCTGGACTTTTCGTCTTCCCGATGCCTATAAACAG CTTCAGGAAATTCCCGGTTTGGCCGAGAGGATGGGTTCTTTGATGTGTGTTGATACTGATTTAGAAGGAAAagctggagaagaagaagaagacacagAGAATTATGAGCAACTCTCTGTTCATCAGGCACTAGAGAGTGAAATTCGTTCTGCTGCGGATAAAGGATATGACTCTTTAAGATGGCTGGAGTTGGAGGGTCTTGGAATAGATGACGACACATTCCTGTCCCTTCATTTCCCTAGTAAGTTTCAG GATTTGCTGGCGCTGAGTCTTTTCGGGAACAAGCTTGAGAGTGCGGATGTGGTTATACAAGAGGTTACAAAGCTTAAGAATCTCAAGGCTTTGTGGCTGAATGACAATCCTGTTCTTCACAAAAG tgAAGGTCGGTTGGCTGACGAAATATTGAAAAGCTGTCCTAGTCTGGAAATCTACAACTCGTGTTTTACCCCTAACTACGGGCTGTGGGCACTTGGTTTCTGTGGAGATGTATTTGGGAAGGATAGTCCTGATTATGTTCAGCAGGATCAACCCTTGCGCAATGTCACCTCACTTGACCTTTCAAACCGGTCAATACACAATCTAGCAAATAAG GCATTCTCTGTGCATGAGTTGCCCTTACTCTCTCATCTTAATATCCGTGGAAACCCATTGGATCAGAATTCTGTTGGAGAACTGTTTCAAGTCTTGAAGCTCTTCCCTTCGCTGTCTTCCTTAGAG gTTGACATACCTGGACCTCTTGGAAACAGTGCTGTAGAGATTATTGAATCTCTCCCGAACCTTTCTTTGTTAAATGGCGTTGACACagctaaaatatttgaaaatggaAAGCATGTTGTTGACTCGATTATTCAACCATGGCTTCCCGAGCCGAAACCCGAGGATAGTCTCATTGACCGTGTTCTTGGTGCAATGTGGTTGTATGTGATGAATTATCGTCTTGCGGATGAGGAAAAGATTGATGAAACTTCCTTGTG GTATGTGATGGATGAACTGGGTTCAGCTTTGGGGCATAGCGATGAACCCAATTTCAAAGTGGCTCCTTTTCTTTTCATGCCTTCCGGGAATCTAGACTCTGCTGTGAG CTATTCAATAATGTGGCCTATCAAAAGTTGTCATAAAGGTGATGAGTGCACTCGTGATTTTCTATCTGGTATTGGGGAGGACAAGCATCGGTCTGCCAGGCTCACAGCTTGGTTTCACACTCCTGAGAACTATTTTATTCAT GAGTTTGAGAAATACCAACAAAATCAGCATGCGAAAGCTTTCAAGTCTCTACCTTTGACACCTTCAATTTCCCAAAGCATTCGCCATAGTGATGGGTCTCCTTTACTGGTGCATACGGATCTACCTCAAGTTGAAGAGTTTCTGACACGTTCAGAATTTGTGCTCA CAAATGAACCAAAAGATGCAGACATTATATGGACGAGTATGCAGGTAGACGAGGAGGTGAAGAAAGCGGTGGGACTAACAGATGACCAATACATAAATCAGTTTCCCTTTGAGGCTTGTCTTGTTATGAAGCATCATCTTGCGGAGACTATTCAAAAG GCTTATGGATCTCCAGAATGGTTACAGCCTACATACAATCTTGAAACAGAGCTGACCCAGTTTATCGGGGACTATTGCGTACGCAAACGTGATGGTTTGGACAATTTGTGGATCTTGAAACCATGGAATATGGCAAGGACAATCGACACAAGTATAACCGACAATTTATCAGCTATCATCCGCATGATGGAAACTGGTCCAAAGATCTGCCAGAAGTACATAGAGCACCCTGCTTTGTTCAAGGGGAAGAAATTTGATCTGCGATACGTTGTCCTGCTGCGGAGCATTGACCCGCTGGAGATTTACCTGACAGATATCTTTTGG GTTAGGTTGTCGAATAACCCATATTCATTGGAGAAGCACAGTTTCTTTGAATATGAAACCCACTTCACTGTCATG AACTATGGACGGAAGTTGAATCACAAGCCCACAGCAGAGTTTGTGAGAGAGTTTGAACAAGAACATAACG TTAAATGGATGGATATTCATGAGAAGGTGAAGCAAGTGATACGTCAAGTGTTTGAGGCGGCGGCTCTTGTGCATCCGGAAATGAAATCTGACAAATCAAGGGCCATGTACGGAGTAGATGTGATGCTCGATAGCTCCTTCCAGCCAAAAATCTTGGAG GTTACATACTGTCCTGACTGCATGAGGGCTTGCACCTACGACATGGAAACCATAAACGGAAAAGGAATCGTGAAAGCCAAAGAATTTTTCAACTATGTTTTTGGGTGTCTCTTCTTGGGCGAGACTTCTCACGTGACTCCCTTGTGA